DNA sequence from the Ctenopharyngodon idella isolate HZGC_01 chromosome 14, HZGC01, whole genome shotgun sequence genome:
ctgtttttcattaaacaagacttaatatcttcagtcatttttcttctccagtaaatgtaccttgatttaagaatgtttagatatttgtactggaaataaaggcagaaacactgaggaagaacatcatttttgcaGTGAACGATTCAAAAAAGCTGTCTTCATAAACTTTCATGAGAATATAACATGTTCTAGTTTGAAAGTCTTGGGCTTCATCACACTGTAAATGTGGTGCTTGAAGCCGAACACACTGACCCGGCGTCACTGATGTTCCAGTTATTTCAGGAGTGTGAtctgtttaatatatttatgcattCAGGACTTCAGcttattcaactttttttttctcacttccAGTCAAATGTCCTTCCGGCCAGCTGGAAGAACTTCTGGTTGGGTTCGCGGAAGTAGTCGTAGAGTTTCTGCAGGATTTCCGGTGCCACGTGAGGATGTTTGCGACCTTTGGAATGGTGCAGGCATCGCTCGCGCCGGTGGTTGCGCAGACAGTAGAAACCTTTGGTTTGGTTGAAGTAGAAGTTGGAGGCGTTTATCTGCGGCTCCAGCTGGAGAAACTCCTCCACCTTCTTCATCTCCGGCAGTGGGTCTCGAATGAGCGCGTCGCCGTCCACCAGATGCATGCGGCTCCTGGGAAACACGTCGAGCCAGCGCCGCAGGTGCACATGGTACAGGCTTCGGTTCAAGGCCTTGTAGTCCAGGTTGAGTTCTCCGTTACGCATCAGCAGCGTCTCCAGGGTTTGCTGGCGCTTGCGCTTCTCCAGGCGGTTGTGGAAGACCTGCGTGTAATCCGACAGCAAGCGCTCCGTTGGCTCCCGGACGATCAGCAGCAGCCGCGCGTCGGGCTGCGTTTGCAGGATGCGCTCGGGGACCCGGCTGGAGGTAAAGTACGCCGGGGTCTTCTCCACCGTCAGCTGACCCGGCCGCGCGTACGGCATCTGAGAGATGTACCAATCCGTGCCGCGCTGGTAGTGACTGTCCCAGTCGAAGAAGTGAACCTCGTTCTGAGCGGCGACCACGTCACTGTGAAGGCTCAGCATCTCAATGAGAGCGCGCGTTCCGCCCTTCCTCACgccgatgatgatgatgtcggGCAGGCGGAGCGTGCTGTCGGTGGGCGGGGCCAGGGTGGCTCGCGGGATGACCGAAGGGAAAAAACAGAGTAGAGCGAAGATAACGGCGGCCATCAAAACGACCCAAAGCGACTTCAGCCTGACAGCAAACACACGCTCACATGCCtctgaaaagaaacacaaacaacaGCATGTTTATATGTCAACACCATTCATGCTTATGAAAGAGAACTTTAAAAGCACTCATGTCCTGGTCAAACTCATAATTGTAAGaattatgaatatatgaaatctGTCACATCATATAAAACCTAAAGAAAGCCCGTCAGTCAAGACTCATCAAGTCAAGATATCACTATGGAAGCCCAttctgccacataagaaaaaaatcatgcttttgtaaattatatttatgagaTGGAAAGTCAAAACTGTGACTTAAAAAATCATAAGTATCACATAAAGTCACAAGCATGACATAGAAAGTAATAATATCAACATTTTATCTCATAGTTTCAACTTTTAATATCAGAATTATGACTTTGTATACAATACTCGTGACTTTACATGatgtcataattaagatttacCAAAGTTCCAACTTTGTATGGGTCGTtctgtgtcaaatcaaccaaattttggaaatattaaatgtcacagatgtttATTTACCGAGTAATCCACTGTTTTGTAGAGAACGGTCagaatgacaattttcacctgagatttggagcatcattattttaatttttaaatccAGTAGTAAAATCTGTGACTttatcaatctttgtttcattatatgacaacggtgacagttcaaaaatggggaAAAGGCACtcttgtacacattttcagtggtcaaaaaccaaatgtgcaaaaaaatttATGGAactcagacaggaatgttctATACAGTAGTTTtgatagaaataaataattcctctttaaaagaaaaacgtatcagctgtttgaaaagtgacccacatttggtttttgaccactgaaaatgtgtacaatttaccagTTTACTCAAGGagccgcattaagatctccataaaTCTGTAATTGAACCATACAGGGCCTTTAAACTGAAGATAccaaaatatctaaacatgCTGAGATATCTTAGTTACTttttgagttacaggcatgccaACATGAGAAGTGCGTCTCGCCGATTGTGAACTGCCTCCATAATTCAACAAGGATTAAATAAAGTCAAATGAATTTACTAATAAACCtcccaatctctgtgtaaaaataaagtcATCTTTCTGAACTCATTTCTCCCACCTGCAATTTAGCTTTAAAtctcaggtaaaaaaaaaatagtggattactcagtaaatattcaTCCAcggcatttaatattttggctttcatcactatttatgtttgtctttctacagaagaAACATGACGCTGGATTTGAAACAGAATCTGACAGATGAAACTTTTGAGACATTATTAAGctgaactgtatttttatttacctCATTTCTGTGATGCTCTTTAAAAGATTATAATCACACAATAACAAGGAAACGAATCATTCTCGTGGTTCATCCTGTTCTAATCCTCATAATCAACACGTGAGCGTCAACAGTCTTACCTGTCGATCGGATCCATGAGGAAAAACTTTTTATGAAGAGAAATCATCCGGAGaatcactcacactcacacacacacacaaacaaacacacaacagcgAAAGTTTCTCACACGCTCACGTGCACGCGCGCTCTGAGGTCCTGCACAAGTCTTCCCTCACATAAAGCCGCCGCGCCCCGCGCTGACGTCACCGCCACAACCCCGCCCCGTTCCGGTGACATCAGCGCGTCCCGTCCGCCACACATGcatgtagttttttttatttttatcacagCCTTTATCAAGTCAGCTTTATTCATATAACGCTTTTCACAtttatatacatgtattttcacatatattcatatatatatatatatatatatattatacatggTCTCAAAGCAACTTTACTAAAAaccatgatgttaatgtttataatatcttaatcagCAGATTAGCTGCCCAGCTagaaaaatgttcttaaaacgTTTTTCTAACGTTCTCATTACGTTATGAAACTgtcatttctgaatgttctctgaacgtccaaaacgtccagtttttttttttttttaaacatttttaaaacattttttcttggttatgcgaaTGTTAACGGAACATTTCAGTTTATCGTTCTGAAAAATTTATGGGAATGTTGCTTTTGCATGTtgtctgaacgttctgaaacatttaaaaaacgttagatgaacgtccaactaaaacatttcagtaaaaaaacattccatgaatgatgtataaataatgtttttgtgctaacgttttgagaacattattaaagaccagataactctgaacgaacgttctattaatgttaccggaagaatgtttgttcataacttcaTATCTTTATTCTCCACATAATTATACCAGCGGAGTCATGTTTGTTTTACAGTCATGTTGTAGATGCTGGTGGTTTCACACAATCTGCAGTGTCTCCAGTTCTGTCATTCATGTTCAGTCAGATCAGCTCCATTATCAAACATTAATGAAAAACCCTGTGATTGTGTCACACAGCAGCCATAAAGCCTGTTATGCATCACCTGACTGCACCTTATTTCCTCCAGTGAGTAAACAGACGATCCTCACAGAGTCACAGGAAATCGACCGACTGACACACATTATTCTGATTTTGTAAGTGATCACAGAATGCAGCGACTGAATGAAACGCTCTCAAGCGCTGTTGGACACGCAGGACTTTGGTTTTAGTGCTTGTAACCATAAAGCAGTGaatgataaacacacacacatttgttttcatACAGTATCCCTGAAGTCACCAGGCTAAAAACCATCAAAAgaatgtttctttttcaaatgtGTGTCTTTGTTCTCGTCACTGAACTTTGTTCTGCTGTAAATCTGCAGTATTTCTGAATCATGTTGAACAATCATCTGAAAGATTGTCAGTAAACACACAACTTTTTCAATGTTTGAATCGTTTGTAACATTGTAAGGATGCATAAGTTTATAAAAGCTTTGTTTGCTAGAGTTTCTTCTTGATGAAGGTCAAAGTTTTGCAAAACACTGAGAATGTAGTTTTGAATTAGATTTGTATCTTGTTCAATTTTGTTCTTGGATGTTGAACTTTACACTCTTCAACTCTACAACTCTACaactctgttttattttttatttcatgaatcATATTAAGACTGTCAGGATTATGTTTAGTTTAGTTGTCTTTTTGTTcctatgtgtgtgtttctggtgGTTCAGTTTAGTCCTAATTAGTCCCGTTTGTTCCTttggttactgattatgttcacctgtcaatcattgtgtctccctgtgtatttaaactcTTAGTTTCCTCAGTTCATTGTCTGGTATCGTCTTTATTTCATGTGGTTGTGTGTTAGTTTTCTCCTGTGGATTAATAAATCACCCTTGTGGATTAATAAAGAAGTGTTTGTTTGGATTCTCCTGCGTTGTGCAATTACTACAACCACCCATGTGTGACTAAGACATAATCACACATGATGATTTACAGCAGGGTTTCATTCACAAACTGACAAcctaataataaattaaattctgaaaatgtaaaattaaaatcattttaaaatcaaaataaaacacgtattaaaaagattttaatttttatttgaaattaaagtgaaatgaaatgcacaattttaaaataaaaaaaattgtcctgTACTGCTCCGAGACACGaaggttgaggatccaaatataatatttattaaaagggTAATCCACAATCGTAATCCACATCCAGGCAAAAGgtcatacacaaacaaacagactgGAGATGGAGATAGTGCAGGAGGCCAGGGTGAAGCAGGCTGAGCAGAAGACCAAAGCAGCGCAGGCTGGACAGGTGGCCAAGGCAGCGTAAGCTGGATTGAAGACCACCTCAGCAATGCTGGAGACCCCCACAGCGGAGCAGAAGACAATCACAACAGCGCAGACCACCGTGACGGAGCAGGCGGGGCTGAAGTCCACCAAGTCATAACTGGGAACCACCATGTATAGCAGGCGGAAGCCGATGACAACCACGGCGGAGCCGAAGACCCCCAGGGCAGATCGGGTGGAACTGGAGACCACCACAGCTGATCATAACTGAAACATAGAGCACAGAGAGGTTAGCGTTGGCCTCAGGCACCATGTAAAACCCAACAGGGAGCTCAAGGGTGTCCTCCATGGTCATAACAGGACCGGCAGGGTTGACCTCTGGGGTCATCTCAGTGCTGGCTGAAAGTTCATAAACAACCTCCGTGGCCGCGTCGAGGCAGACAGGCAGTTCAGGAACGACCTCTGGGGTCACATCAGGCCAGACAGGAAACTCGGGGACAACCTCAGTGGTCGTGTCAGAACAGACAGGAAGttcacaggtcacaggactggGCTCTGGGGCAGGAGCGGGATCCTGGAGTGGACTATGGGCTGAAGCGCGTTTTGGAGTGGACTCATGGCTGGAGCaggctctggagtggactcatggCTGGAGCaggctctggagtggactcatggCTGGAGCaggctctggagcggactcatgggctggagtgggctctggagtggactcatggctggagcgggctctggagcggactcatgggctggagcgaGTTCTGGAAtggactcatgggctggagcagGTTCTGGAATGGACTCATGGGATGGAGTGGGTTCTGGAATGGACTCATGGGATGGAGTGGGcactggagcggactcatgggctggagcgggctctggattGGACTCATGAGCTGGAGtggactcatgggctggagtgGGATCTAGAGCGGACTCAtaggctggagcgggctctggagcagaCTCATGGGCTGAAGTGGGTTCTGGAGCAGACTCATGGGCTGAAGTGGGTTCTGGAGCAGACTCATGGGCTGAAGTGGGTTCTGGAGTGGTCTTATGGGCTGAGGCGgactctggagtggactcatgggctggagtgGGCTCTGGAGTGGAGTCATGGGCTGGCGTGggctctggagtggactcatggGTTGAAGCGggctctggagtggactcatgggctggagtgGAGTCATGGGCTGGATCGGGTTCTGGAATGGAGTCAAGGGATGGAGtggactcatgggctggagtgGGCTCCAAAGAGGATTCATGGGCTGGAGTGGGCTCTGGAGCAGACTCatggctggagcgggctctggagcggagtcatgggctggagcggactcatGGGCTGAAGCGGtctctggagtggactcatggGTTGATGCGggctctggagtggactcatggGTTgaagcgggctctggagcggactcatggCTGGAGTGGAGTCATGGGCTGGAGTGGACTCATGGGCTGGATTGGGTTCTGGAATGGACTCATGGGATGGAGTgggctcatgggctggagcggactcatGGGCTGAAGCAgactctggagtggactcatgggctggagcgggTTCTGGAATGGACTCATGGGCTAGAGCGAGcactggagcggactcatgggttggagcgggctctggagtggactcatggGCTGAAGAGggctctggagtggactcatgggctggagtgGAGTCATGGGCTGGATCGGGTTCTGGAATGGAGTCAAGGGATGGAGtggactcatgggctggagtgGGCTCCAAAGAGGATtcatgggctggagcgggctctggagcggagtcatgggctggagcggactcatGGGCTGAAGCGGtctctggagtggactcattGGTTGATGCGggctctggagtggactcatggGTTgaagcgggctctggagcggactcatggCTGGAGTGGAGTCATGGGCTGGAGTGGAGTCATGGGCTGGATCGGGTTCTGGAATGGAGTCAAGGGATGGAGtggactcatgggctggagtgGGCTCCAAAGAGGATtcatgggctggagcgggctctggagcggagtcatgggctggagcggactcatGGGCTGAAGCGGtctctggagtggactcattGGTTGATGCGggctctggagtggactcatggGTTgaagcgggctctggagcggactcatggCTGGAGTGGAGTCAtgggctggagcggactcatGGGCTGAAGCGGtctctggagtggactcattGGTTGATGCGggctctggagtggactcatggGTTgaagcgggctctggagcggactcatggCTGGAGTGGAGTCATGGGCTGGAGTgggctcatgggctggagcggactcatGGGCTGAAGCAgactctggagtggactcatgggctggagcgggTTCTGGAATGGACTCATGGGCTAGAGCGAGcactggagcggactcatgggttggagcgggctctggagcggactcatgAGCTGGTGCGggctctggagtggactcatggGCTGAAGAGggctctggagtggactcatggGCTGGCCATTAACGTAAACGGGAGTGCAACCGACAGTGGGACCAGCTCTGAGACTTCTAGACTTGATACCACTGCAGAGATATCAGCTGCTCGCACTGAAATTAGTGGTGTGTCCTATAGACTTGAAGCCAGTCTCAAATGCCTAGGGTCTGCCTTAATGGCTTCATGTGCAACGTTCATGACGACTGGGAACGCCGACGTGGCGTCCATGACGGCTGAAGACTCTAGCGTGGCACCCGTAATGGCTGGAGGTCATGGTGTGGCGTCCATAATGGCTGAGGTCTCTGGTGTGGCGGCCATGTTGTGAACAGGCTGTGGTGTGGGAACAACCGGACTGGAAGGTACTAAAAGTATAGGACTAGTGATCATCTTAATTAGACATGCTGGTGACTGTGGTGGGCCAAGCTCCATGGCCATCGGAGCTCGATGCATGGTGCCCGCcccaaaaaagatatttaaggGAAACGTCCTCCTCTACTTCCCCAACAGTGAAGAAGGACCCACTCAACAACAGCACATAGTCCAAGAATTCAATCAATGATCCTCATGGATGAGCTTAGATTGAAACTGATCATTAAAGTCCATGTCAATGAGGGCAAAATCAGGAAAGTCTGTGAGATATGCAAGGTCTAGGAAATCTTGGGTGTGGTCCTCGAGGGGTCTGTTACCTTGCTTCAGATGACTAAGTCTTCTGTCATGTACTGCTCTGAGACACGATCCAAAcgcagtatttattaaaaggGTAATCCGATATCGTAATCCACAATTAGGCAAAAAACTGGGGTAGATGACaagttaataaattaaatcctaaacaagtaaaattaaaataaataatttaaaaataaaatctaattaaaacacttattaaaaagattatatattttacttgaaataaataaaaaataaaaataaatacataatttttaaaataaaactaaaaataagtatgtaaaaaatttttttattaaaattaaacaaacattgaTTTACAGCCGAATGATATATGGTTTAACAAAGTGTGAGTTAATAACAAggttaaagaaaatgaaatcttaacaaaaatacaaatattaaaaaaataaataaatgtaaaactgaaaaattactaattactaattcatacaaataaatattttgtttgaaataaattaaaattaaataaataattgaaaataatcaaaataaacactataaatatttcaaaaataaatatttcatgtgTCTATTAACTGACATCAGAGAACCGTGTGGATGTGGATGTGTTGTTAGATTATTGAAATATTCACTTAAAATCTCAGGATATTTTAGCTCAGATTAGTCAGCAACACAAATCAGCAGTATTGAGCAGATCTCAGGTGAGTTTCAGCCTCAGAAacattcatgtgttttcagtCTCATGAACTACTAACACGCCGTTTACCGTCTGCTCATATGAACACAGAGAGAAATCGTGATGTGAAGTTTGTTTATCATGGATTCATTATGAGCTCTTGCAGCTGCGGAAACGGACGCTATATCTCTGTGACGAATGGCTTTATTGCATCTCATGTTGAGCCAGATCTCAGTCTATAAATCACACAAAACATGGAACAATCTGGGCGGCTGATTGTAGCGAACAC
Encoded proteins:
- the hs3st1 gene encoding heparan sulfate glucosamine 3-O-sulfotransferase 1, which codes for MAAVIFALLCFFPSVIPRATLAPPTDSTLRLPDIIIIGVRKGGTRALIEMLSLHSDVVAAQNEVHFFDWDSHYQRGTDWYISQMPYARPGQLTVEKTPAYFTSSRVPERILQTQPDARLLLIVREPTERLLSDYTQVFHNRLEKRKRQQTLETLLMRNGELNLDYKALNRSLYHVHLRRWLDVFPRSRMHLVDGDALIRDPLPEMKKVEEFLQLEPQINASNFYFNQTKGFYCLRNHRRERCLHHSKGRKHPHVAPEILQKLYDYFREPNQKFFQLAGRTFDWK